One genomic window of Medicago truncatula cultivar Jemalong A17 chromosome 1, MtrunA17r5.0-ANR, whole genome shotgun sequence includes the following:
- the LOC11405370 gene encoding uncharacterized protein isoform X3 — MPSPSVATRQTTTVFGVVKGGGGDTGRVLRSGRQLWPDSGNVSDDRRKKPAKTNLHNDGSDRFYGKMYSRKRKRNVENNESKIVRFQRQRMKDPCKIAVIVKPCSEDIGLFSCFLFLVLRTVVMFGLTFEDLAAFVLSEPICSVYASRGIQFLQGSVTANVGICQFFGVRRFIPLFCVDFSAVPQCFKSLHSAVVLRYMFRSLFLACNLVNVAIDIEDGVDLSDFEMELQISCDSFMKETFEFETISITPEVIETNDDLSLHESVTSSKLAGRNGKRHSMNAQCVQMRRTSPRIREAQNPSTKNMSNNELPSDSKGGWEKSSAGVASNKKPRRLTNSCTSLYLSEAKSVMEDSREAIDSSCCSANILIVESDRCYRVEGAVVTSEETPKSGEWHLAVKKDGLTRCTLKADKIMRPCSSNRYTHVKMVSLINGWKLEFANRQNWLAFKNLYKECSEREIPIPAAKYIPVPGVCEVSDYADSYTFPFNRPDSYISTNSDEFYRAMSSKTAIYDMDSGDEDWASKFNKEFQEHVSEDDFESIVDALEKTYHYNPDDCCDAKTVSYWCKNLVSKKAVEAVHAYWMRKRKHNHSSLLRIFQSYQSKISPFVLKPSLRKKRSFKRHPSQINRSENPNVLQGKVWQKIFWDWILSKGV, encoded by the exons ATGCCATCACCATCGGTTGCCACGAGGCAAACCACAACGGTGTTTGGAGTCGTCAAAGGCGGTGGTGGAGACACCGGACGTGTGTTACGGTCAGGGCGGCAGTTATGGCCGGATTCCGGCAACGTCTCCGACGATCGGAGGAAGAAACCGGCGAAGACAAATCTTCATAACGACGGGAGTGATAGGTTTTACGGAAAAATGTATAGCAGAAAGAGGAAAAGAAACGTTGAAAACAACGAAAGTAAGATTGTCAGGTTTCAACGACAAAGGATGAAGGATCCATGTAAGATTGCGGTTATTGTGAAACCTTGTTCTGAGGATATTGGTTTGTTTTCGTGTTTTTTGTTTCTGGTGTTGAGAACCGTTGTGATGTTCGGTCTCACATTCGAGGATCTCGCTGCTTTTGTTCTGTCAGAGCCTATTTGTTCTGTTTATGCTTCAAGAGGGATACAATTCTTACAG GGTTCTGTTACTGCCAACGTTGGGATTTGTCAGTTTTTTGGGGTGAGAAGGTTCATACCATTGTTCTGTGTTGATTTTTCTGCTGTTCCTCAATGTTTCAAGTCTCTACATTCTGCAGTGGTTTTAAGATATATGTTCAGGTCATTATTTCTTGCATGTAATCTGGTAAATGTTGCTATTGATATTGAAGACGGAGTTGATCTATCAGATTTTGAGATGGAACTGCAGATTTCATGTGATTCCTTTATGAAAGAAACTTTTGAGTTTGAAACCATTAGTATCACCCCTGAAGTTATTGAAACCAACGACGATTTATCATTACATGAATCTGTCACATCTTCCAAGTTAGCTGGTCGAAATGGAAAACGTCATAGCATGAACGCTCAATGCGTTCAGATGAGGAGAACTTCACCCAGGATAAGGGAAGCTCAGAATCCTTCAACAAAGAACATGAGTAACAATGAATTACCTTCAGATTCAAAGGGTGGATGGGAGAAAAGTAGCGCTGGTGTGGCCTCTAATAAGAAACCCAGACGTTTGACTAACAGTTGCACAAGTTTATACCTTTCAGAGGCAAAGTCTGTCATGGAGGATTCAAGAGAAGCAATTGATTCGTCTTGTTGTTCTGCAAATATATTGATTGTCGAGTCTGACAGGTGTTATAGGGTAGAAGGAGCAGTTGTTACTTCAGAAGAAACACCCAAGTCAGGAGAATGGCATCTTGCAGTAAAGAAAGATGGATTAACTCGATGCACCCTCAAGGCTGATAAGATAATGAGACCGTGCTCTTCCAATAGGTACACCCATGTTAAAATGGTCTCATTAATCAATGGGTGGAAGCTAGAGTTTGCTAATCGTCAGAACTGGCTTGCCTTTAAGAATCTCTATAAGGAGTGTTCTGAACGCGAAATTCCAATTCCTGCTGCGAAATATATTCCAGTACCAGGCGTCTGTGAAGTCTCTGACTATGCAGACAGTTATACCTTTCCCTTCAATCGACCGGATTCTTATATATCCACAAATAGTGATGAGTTTTACAGAGCAATGAGTAGTAAAACTGCAATTTATGACATGGATTCAGGTGATGAAGATTGGGCGAGCAAGTTCAATAAAGAGTTTCAAGAACATGTTTCGGAGGATGATTTTGAGTCAATTGTTGATGCTTTGGAGAAGACTTATCATTATAATCCAGATGACTGTTGTGATGCAAAAACTGTGTCTTACTGGTGTAAGAATCTTGTTAGCAAGAAGGCTGTAGAAGCTGTACACGCTTATTGGATGAGAAAGCGGAAACATAATCATTCATCACTGCTTAGGATTTTCCAG AGTTATCAATCAAAGATATCTCCATTTGTTCTCAAGCCTTCATTGCGAAAGAAGAGGTCGTTTAAGAGACACCCCAGCCAAATAAATAGAAGCGAAAATCCAAATGTTTTGCAAG GTAAAGTATGGCAGAAGATTTTTTGGGATTGGATCCTCTCCAAAGGAGTTTGA
- the LOC11411763 gene encoding copper transport protein ATX1, with amino-acid sequence MSSQTVTLKVGMSCEGCVGAVKRVLGKLDGVESYDIDLKEQKVVVKGNVEPDTVLKTVSKTGKPTAFWEAEAPSETKAQ; translated from the exons ACTGTTACCCTCAAAGTTGGTATGTCATGTGAAGGATGTGTTGGAGCTGTGAAGAGAGTTCTGGGAAAATTGGATG gcgTGGAATCTTATGACATTGATTTGAAGGAACAGAAAGTGGTAGTGAAAGGAAATGTTGAGCCCGACACAGTTCTGAAGACAGTTTCCAAAACTGGGAAACCAACCGCCTTCTGGGAGGCTGAAGCTCCATCTGAGACTAAAGCGCAGTAA
- the LOC11405370 gene encoding uncharacterized protein isoform X2 — protein MPSPSVATRQTTTVFGVVKGGGGDTGRVLRSGRQLWPDSGNVSDDRRKKPAKTNLHNDGSDRFYGKMYSRKRKRNVENNESKIVRFQRQRMKDPCKIAVIVKPCSEDIGLFSCFLFLVLRTVVMFGLTFEDLAAFVLSEPICSVYASRGIQFLQGSVTANVGICQFFGVRRFIPLFCVDFSAVPQCFKSLHSAVVLRYMFRSLFLACNLVNVAIDIEDGVDLSDFEMELQISCDSFMKETFEFETISITPEVIETNDDLSLHESVTSSKLAGRNGKRHSMNAQCVQMRRTSPRIREAQNPSTKNMSNNELPSDSKGGWEKSSAGVASNKKPRRLTNSCTSLYLSEAKSVMEDSREAIDSSCCSANILIVESDRCYRVEGAVVTSEETPKSGEWHLAVKKDGLTRCTLKADKIMRPCSSNRYTHVKMVSLINGWKLEFANRQNWLAFKNLYKECSEREIPIPAAKYIPVPGVCEVSDYADSYTFPFNRPDSYISTNSDEFYRAMSSKTAIYDMDSGDEDWASKFNKEFQEHVSEDDFESIVDALEKTYHYNPDDCCDAKTVSYWCKNLVSKKAVEAVHAYWMRKRKHNHSSLLRIFQSYQSKISPFVLKPSLRKKRSFKRHPSQINRSENPNVLQAAEAEAAKAAANESTELAIQKRKEAQSLAENADLAVYKATMLVRMTEATQAGGSVDALAGHFLD, from the exons ATGCCATCACCATCGGTTGCCACGAGGCAAACCACAACGGTGTTTGGAGTCGTCAAAGGCGGTGGTGGAGACACCGGACGTGTGTTACGGTCAGGGCGGCAGTTATGGCCGGATTCCGGCAACGTCTCCGACGATCGGAGGAAGAAACCGGCGAAGACAAATCTTCATAACGACGGGAGTGATAGGTTTTACGGAAAAATGTATAGCAGAAAGAGGAAAAGAAACGTTGAAAACAACGAAAGTAAGATTGTCAGGTTTCAACGACAAAGGATGAAGGATCCATGTAAGATTGCGGTTATTGTGAAACCTTGTTCTGAGGATATTGGTTTGTTTTCGTGTTTTTTGTTTCTGGTGTTGAGAACCGTTGTGATGTTCGGTCTCACATTCGAGGATCTCGCTGCTTTTGTTCTGTCAGAGCCTATTTGTTCTGTTTATGCTTCAAGAGGGATACAATTCTTACAG GGTTCTGTTACTGCCAACGTTGGGATTTGTCAGTTTTTTGGGGTGAGAAGGTTCATACCATTGTTCTGTGTTGATTTTTCTGCTGTTCCTCAATGTTTCAAGTCTCTACATTCTGCAGTGGTTTTAAGATATATGTTCAGGTCATTATTTCTTGCATGTAATCTGGTAAATGTTGCTATTGATATTGAAGACGGAGTTGATCTATCAGATTTTGAGATGGAACTGCAGATTTCATGTGATTCCTTTATGAAAGAAACTTTTGAGTTTGAAACCATTAGTATCACCCCTGAAGTTATTGAAACCAACGACGATTTATCATTACATGAATCTGTCACATCTTCCAAGTTAGCTGGTCGAAATGGAAAACGTCATAGCATGAACGCTCAATGCGTTCAGATGAGGAGAACTTCACCCAGGATAAGGGAAGCTCAGAATCCTTCAACAAAGAACATGAGTAACAATGAATTACCTTCAGATTCAAAGGGTGGATGGGAGAAAAGTAGCGCTGGTGTGGCCTCTAATAAGAAACCCAGACGTTTGACTAACAGTTGCACAAGTTTATACCTTTCAGAGGCAAAGTCTGTCATGGAGGATTCAAGAGAAGCAATTGATTCGTCTTGTTGTTCTGCAAATATATTGATTGTCGAGTCTGACAGGTGTTATAGGGTAGAAGGAGCAGTTGTTACTTCAGAAGAAACACCCAAGTCAGGAGAATGGCATCTTGCAGTAAAGAAAGATGGATTAACTCGATGCACCCTCAAGGCTGATAAGATAATGAGACCGTGCTCTTCCAATAGGTACACCCATGTTAAAATGGTCTCATTAATCAATGGGTGGAAGCTAGAGTTTGCTAATCGTCAGAACTGGCTTGCCTTTAAGAATCTCTATAAGGAGTGTTCTGAACGCGAAATTCCAATTCCTGCTGCGAAATATATTCCAGTACCAGGCGTCTGTGAAGTCTCTGACTATGCAGACAGTTATACCTTTCCCTTCAATCGACCGGATTCTTATATATCCACAAATAGTGATGAGTTTTACAGAGCAATGAGTAGTAAAACTGCAATTTATGACATGGATTCAGGTGATGAAGATTGGGCGAGCAAGTTCAATAAAGAGTTTCAAGAACATGTTTCGGAGGATGATTTTGAGTCAATTGTTGATGCTTTGGAGAAGACTTATCATTATAATCCAGATGACTGTTGTGATGCAAAAACTGTGTCTTACTGGTGTAAGAATCTTGTTAGCAAGAAGGCTGTAGAAGCTGTACACGCTTATTGGATGAGAAAGCGGAAACATAATCATTCATCACTGCTTAGGATTTTCCAG AGTTATCAATCAAAGATATCTCCATTTGTTCTCAAGCCTTCATTGCGAAAGAAGAGGTCGTTTAAGAGACACCCCAGCCAAATAAATAGAAGCGAAAATCCAAATGTTTTGCAAG CTGCTGAGGCCGAAGCAGCTAAAGCGGCTGCAAATGAATCAACAGAACTTGCAATACAGAAACGCAAAGAGGCTCAGTCCCTTGCGGAGAATGCAGATTTAGCAGTTTACAAGGCTACAATGCTAGTTAGAATGACTGAAGCAACTCAGGCTGGAGGATCTGTAGATGCATTGGCTGGACACTTCCTTGATTGA
- the LOC11405370 gene encoding uncharacterized protein isoform X4, whose translation MPSPSVATRQTTTVFGVVKGGGGDTGRVLRSGRQLWPDSGNVSDDRRKKPAKTNLHNDGSDRFYGKMYSRKRKRNVENNESKIVRFQRQRMKDPCKIAVIVKPCSEDIGLFSCFLFLVLRTVVMFGLTFEDLAAFVLSEPICSVYASRGIQFLQGSVTANVGICQFFGVRRFIPLFCVDFSAVPQCFKSLHSAVVLRYMFRSLFLACNLVNVAIDIEDGVDLSDFEMELQISCDSFMKETFEFETISITPEVIETNDDLSLHESVTSSKLAGRNGKRHSMNAQCVQMRRTSPRIREAQNPSTKNMSNNELPSDSKGGWEKSSAGVASNKKPRRLTNSCTSLYLSEAKSVMEDSREAIDSSCCSANILIVESDRCYRVEGAVVTSEETPKSGEWHLAVKKDGLTRCTLKADKIMRPCSSNRYTHVKMVSLINGWKLEFANRQNWLAFKNLYKECSEREIPIPAAKYIPVPGVCEVSDYADSYTFPFNRPDSYISTNSDEFYRAMSSKTAIYDMDSGDEDWASKFNKEFQEHVSEDDFESIVDALEKTYHYNPDDCCDAKTVSYWCKNLVSKKAVEAVHAYWMRKRKHNHSSLLRIFQSYQSKISPFVLKPSLRKKRSFKRHPSQINRSENPNVLQGSGP comes from the exons ATGCCATCACCATCGGTTGCCACGAGGCAAACCACAACGGTGTTTGGAGTCGTCAAAGGCGGTGGTGGAGACACCGGACGTGTGTTACGGTCAGGGCGGCAGTTATGGCCGGATTCCGGCAACGTCTCCGACGATCGGAGGAAGAAACCGGCGAAGACAAATCTTCATAACGACGGGAGTGATAGGTTTTACGGAAAAATGTATAGCAGAAAGAGGAAAAGAAACGTTGAAAACAACGAAAGTAAGATTGTCAGGTTTCAACGACAAAGGATGAAGGATCCATGTAAGATTGCGGTTATTGTGAAACCTTGTTCTGAGGATATTGGTTTGTTTTCGTGTTTTTTGTTTCTGGTGTTGAGAACCGTTGTGATGTTCGGTCTCACATTCGAGGATCTCGCTGCTTTTGTTCTGTCAGAGCCTATTTGTTCTGTTTATGCTTCAAGAGGGATACAATTCTTACAG GGTTCTGTTACTGCCAACGTTGGGATTTGTCAGTTTTTTGGGGTGAGAAGGTTCATACCATTGTTCTGTGTTGATTTTTCTGCTGTTCCTCAATGTTTCAAGTCTCTACATTCTGCAGTGGTTTTAAGATATATGTTCAGGTCATTATTTCTTGCATGTAATCTGGTAAATGTTGCTATTGATATTGAAGACGGAGTTGATCTATCAGATTTTGAGATGGAACTGCAGATTTCATGTGATTCCTTTATGAAAGAAACTTTTGAGTTTGAAACCATTAGTATCACCCCTGAAGTTATTGAAACCAACGACGATTTATCATTACATGAATCTGTCACATCTTCCAAGTTAGCTGGTCGAAATGGAAAACGTCATAGCATGAACGCTCAATGCGTTCAGATGAGGAGAACTTCACCCAGGATAAGGGAAGCTCAGAATCCTTCAACAAAGAACATGAGTAACAATGAATTACCTTCAGATTCAAAGGGTGGATGGGAGAAAAGTAGCGCTGGTGTGGCCTCTAATAAGAAACCCAGACGTTTGACTAACAGTTGCACAAGTTTATACCTTTCAGAGGCAAAGTCTGTCATGGAGGATTCAAGAGAAGCAATTGATTCGTCTTGTTGTTCTGCAAATATATTGATTGTCGAGTCTGACAGGTGTTATAGGGTAGAAGGAGCAGTTGTTACTTCAGAAGAAACACCCAAGTCAGGAGAATGGCATCTTGCAGTAAAGAAAGATGGATTAACTCGATGCACCCTCAAGGCTGATAAGATAATGAGACCGTGCTCTTCCAATAGGTACACCCATGTTAAAATGGTCTCATTAATCAATGGGTGGAAGCTAGAGTTTGCTAATCGTCAGAACTGGCTTGCCTTTAAGAATCTCTATAAGGAGTGTTCTGAACGCGAAATTCCAATTCCTGCTGCGAAATATATTCCAGTACCAGGCGTCTGTGAAGTCTCTGACTATGCAGACAGTTATACCTTTCCCTTCAATCGACCGGATTCTTATATATCCACAAATAGTGATGAGTTTTACAGAGCAATGAGTAGTAAAACTGCAATTTATGACATGGATTCAGGTGATGAAGATTGGGCGAGCAAGTTCAATAAAGAGTTTCAAGAACATGTTTCGGAGGATGATTTTGAGTCAATTGTTGATGCTTTGGAGAAGACTTATCATTATAATCCAGATGACTGTTGTGATGCAAAAACTGTGTCTTACTGGTGTAAGAATCTTGTTAGCAAGAAGGCTGTAGAAGCTGTACACGCTTATTGGATGAGAAAGCGGAAACATAATCATTCATCACTGCTTAGGATTTTCCAG AGTTATCAATCAAAGATATCTCCATTTGTTCTCAAGCCTTCATTGCGAAAGAAGAGGTCGTTTAAGAGACACCCCAGCCAAATAAATAGAAGCGAAAATCCAAATGTTTTGCAAG GAAGCGGACCCTAA
- the LOC11405370 gene encoding uncharacterized protein isoform X1: MPSPSVATRQTTTVFGVVKGGGGDTGRVLRSGRQLWPDSGNVSDDRRKKPAKTNLHNDGSDRFYGKMYSRKRKRNVENNESKIVRFQRQRMKDPCKIAVIVKPCSEDIGLFSCFLFLVLRTVVMFGLTFEDLAAFVLSEPICSVYASRGIQFLQGSVTANVGICQFFGVRRFIPLFCVDFSAVPQCFKSLHSAVVLRYMFRSLFLACNLVNVAIDIEDGVDLSDFEMELQISCDSFMKETFEFETISITPEVIETNDDLSLHESVTSSKLAGRNGKRHSMNAQCVQMRRTSPRIREAQNPSTKNMSNNELPSDSKGGWEKSSAGVASNKKPRRLTNSCTSLYLSEAKSVMEDSREAIDSSCCSANILIVESDRCYRVEGAVVTSEETPKSGEWHLAVKKDGLTRCTLKADKIMRPCSSNRYTHVKMVSLINGWKLEFANRQNWLAFKNLYKECSEREIPIPAAKYIPVPGVCEVSDYADSYTFPFNRPDSYISTNSDEFYRAMSSKTAIYDMDSGDEDWASKFNKEFQEHVSEDDFESIVDALEKTYHYNPDDCCDAKTVSYWCKNLVSKKAVEAVHAYWMRKRKHNHSSLLRIFQSYQSKISPFVLKPSLRKKRSFKRHPSQINRSENPNVLQAAAEAEAAKAAANESTELAIQKRKEAQSLAENADLAVYKATMLVRMTEATQAGGSVDALAGHFLD, encoded by the exons ATGCCATCACCATCGGTTGCCACGAGGCAAACCACAACGGTGTTTGGAGTCGTCAAAGGCGGTGGTGGAGACACCGGACGTGTGTTACGGTCAGGGCGGCAGTTATGGCCGGATTCCGGCAACGTCTCCGACGATCGGAGGAAGAAACCGGCGAAGACAAATCTTCATAACGACGGGAGTGATAGGTTTTACGGAAAAATGTATAGCAGAAAGAGGAAAAGAAACGTTGAAAACAACGAAAGTAAGATTGTCAGGTTTCAACGACAAAGGATGAAGGATCCATGTAAGATTGCGGTTATTGTGAAACCTTGTTCTGAGGATATTGGTTTGTTTTCGTGTTTTTTGTTTCTGGTGTTGAGAACCGTTGTGATGTTCGGTCTCACATTCGAGGATCTCGCTGCTTTTGTTCTGTCAGAGCCTATTTGTTCTGTTTATGCTTCAAGAGGGATACAATTCTTACAG GGTTCTGTTACTGCCAACGTTGGGATTTGTCAGTTTTTTGGGGTGAGAAGGTTCATACCATTGTTCTGTGTTGATTTTTCTGCTGTTCCTCAATGTTTCAAGTCTCTACATTCTGCAGTGGTTTTAAGATATATGTTCAGGTCATTATTTCTTGCATGTAATCTGGTAAATGTTGCTATTGATATTGAAGACGGAGTTGATCTATCAGATTTTGAGATGGAACTGCAGATTTCATGTGATTCCTTTATGAAAGAAACTTTTGAGTTTGAAACCATTAGTATCACCCCTGAAGTTATTGAAACCAACGACGATTTATCATTACATGAATCTGTCACATCTTCCAAGTTAGCTGGTCGAAATGGAAAACGTCATAGCATGAACGCTCAATGCGTTCAGATGAGGAGAACTTCACCCAGGATAAGGGAAGCTCAGAATCCTTCAACAAAGAACATGAGTAACAATGAATTACCTTCAGATTCAAAGGGTGGATGGGAGAAAAGTAGCGCTGGTGTGGCCTCTAATAAGAAACCCAGACGTTTGACTAACAGTTGCACAAGTTTATACCTTTCAGAGGCAAAGTCTGTCATGGAGGATTCAAGAGAAGCAATTGATTCGTCTTGTTGTTCTGCAAATATATTGATTGTCGAGTCTGACAGGTGTTATAGGGTAGAAGGAGCAGTTGTTACTTCAGAAGAAACACCCAAGTCAGGAGAATGGCATCTTGCAGTAAAGAAAGATGGATTAACTCGATGCACCCTCAAGGCTGATAAGATAATGAGACCGTGCTCTTCCAATAGGTACACCCATGTTAAAATGGTCTCATTAATCAATGGGTGGAAGCTAGAGTTTGCTAATCGTCAGAACTGGCTTGCCTTTAAGAATCTCTATAAGGAGTGTTCTGAACGCGAAATTCCAATTCCTGCTGCGAAATATATTCCAGTACCAGGCGTCTGTGAAGTCTCTGACTATGCAGACAGTTATACCTTTCCCTTCAATCGACCGGATTCTTATATATCCACAAATAGTGATGAGTTTTACAGAGCAATGAGTAGTAAAACTGCAATTTATGACATGGATTCAGGTGATGAAGATTGGGCGAGCAAGTTCAATAAAGAGTTTCAAGAACATGTTTCGGAGGATGATTTTGAGTCAATTGTTGATGCTTTGGAGAAGACTTATCATTATAATCCAGATGACTGTTGTGATGCAAAAACTGTGTCTTACTGGTGTAAGAATCTTGTTAGCAAGAAGGCTGTAGAAGCTGTACACGCTTATTGGATGAGAAAGCGGAAACATAATCATTCATCACTGCTTAGGATTTTCCAG AGTTATCAATCAAAGATATCTCCATTTGTTCTCAAGCCTTCATTGCGAAAGAAGAGGTCGTTTAAGAGACACCCCAGCCAAATAAATAGAAGCGAAAATCCAAATGTTTTGCAAG CAGCTGCTGAGGCCGAAGCAGCTAAAGCGGCTGCAAATGAATCAACAGAACTTGCAATACAGAAACGCAAAGAGGCTCAGTCCCTTGCGGAGAATGCAGATTTAGCAGTTTACAAGGCTACAATGCTAGTTAGAATGACTGAAGCAACTCAGGCTGGAGGATCTGTAGATGCATTGGCTGGACACTTCCTTGATTGA